Proteins from a single region of Clupea harengus chromosome 5, Ch_v2.0.2, whole genome shotgun sequence:
- the LOC105901837 gene encoding odorant receptor 131-2-like: MDSERAAPAPSGVITPEGPSAPSALGNPLPVAAACQPKGRGAVELPPAEDQPELDFGLDDDSLLDYSDEHSSDGEAMQMSQDVRPRVTSPPATSRTLGQQLHERVGRAVLIGTHYAHPGPETKRVPLASPSGKDAHQARLAETPLPPPSSASSPAAASCAPSPGRSPRPAAASLRPPDGDSYPVTTQGGAVEPTPPLQKSARCSHAKIMSSTSRLIQLKAQDDFQEALVKNLIIVILGIVINCINGIIILTFCKNSVFHSDSRYILYMNLVVNDMILICVSVTSYVLTYAYPIFNASMCYTWSVIGSTTHMNTPIILAGMAIERYIAICKPLHHAQICTVRRTYGIIALTWGVGFVPAVADVIIVLATQPIGFFSSVIFCIYLNLYNTRYHAEKVKVVQALYMSFVWLTLIYTYFMVFRTARAAKVDTASAKKAQNTILLHGAQLLLCMLSYITPLSDVVLVSFFPMHLSKITFLSYLITNIIPRLLTPLIYSVRDQKFAKHMSKYYSCKVIIVKVKLKRRVNVACHETKCISLILQPEA; encoded by the exons ATGGACTCTGAGagggctgcaccggctccatccggggttaTTACCCCCGAAGGACCGAGTGCGCCCTCAGCCTTGGGCAAC cctctccccgtcgccgCCGCCTGCCAGCCCAAGGGCCGCGGGGCGGTGGAGCTACCACCAGCCGAAGACCAGCCCGAACTGGACTTCGGACTGGATGACGacagtctgctggactactctgACGAGCACAGCTCGGACGGGGAAGCCATGCAGATGAGTCAGGATGTTCGGCCGCGGGTAACCTCTCCCCCGGCCACATCACGGactctgggccagcaactccacgag cgggTCGGGCGAGCAGTCCTCATCGGGACACACTACGCCCACCCAGGGCCAGAaacgaagcgggttccgctcgccagcccCTCCGGCAAAGATGCCCAtcaggcgaggctggcagagacaccccttccgcccccCAGCTCAGCCtccagcccagcagcagccagctgcgcgcccagcccagggcgcagcccacgCCCCGCGGCGGCAAGCCTCCGGCCACCTGATGGTGACAGCTACCCGGTGAcaacacaggggggagcggtggagcccacaccacCTCTACAGAAATCCGCCCGTTGCTCACATGCCAAAATCATGtcaagcacg tcccgactgattcaactcaaagccca AGATGACTTTCAGGAGGCTTTGGTGAAAAACCTTATCATTGTTATCCTGGGTATTGTCATCAACTGCATTAATGGGATCATAATTTTGACTTTCTGCAAGAACTCTGTTTTTCACAGTGACTCAAGATACATTCTGTACATGAATCTAGTAGTGAACGATATGATCctgatttgtgtttctgtgacatCGTATGTTTTGACTTACGCCTATCCAATTTTTAATGCCTCCATGTGTTATACTTGGAGTGTGATTGGttcaaccacacacatgaacacaccaaTTATCTTGGCAGGTATGGCTATTGAGCGTTATATTGCCATCTGCAAACCTCTCCATCATGCTCAGATCTGCACAGTACGCAGGACTTACGGTATCATTGCTCTCACCTGGGGAGTCGGCTTTGTACCTGCAGTAGCTGATGTTATCATTGTCCTTGCCACTCAGCCTATAGGCTTTTTCTCATCAGTAATCTTTTGTATCTACCTTAACTTATACAACACCCGATACCATGCAGAAAAAGTGAAGGTGGTGCAAGCCCTTTATATGTCATTCGTGTGGCTGACGCTGATCTATACCTACTTTATGGTATTTCGAACTGCCAGAGCAGCAAAAGTGGACACTGCTTCAGCCAAAAAGGCACAGAACACAATTTTATTACACGGAGCTCAGCTGCTTCTCTGTATGTTGTCCTATATCACTCCTTTATCTGATGTTGTTTTAGTCAGTTTTTTCCCAATGCATCTCTCAAAAATAACATTCCTAAGTTACCTGATCACAAACATTATTCCAAGGTTGCTCACTCCTCTAATTTATAGTGTTAGGGATCAGAAATTTGCCAAACACATGTCAAAGTACTACTCCTGCAAAGTCATCATTGTTAAAGTCAAACTGAAGAGAAGGGTTAATGTTGCATGTCATGAAACAAAATGCATATCTTTAATTCTCCAACCTGAAGCCTAA
- the LOC105900441 gene encoding odorant receptor 131-2-like, which yields MNFTKRDDFQEALVKNLIIVILGIVINCINGIIVLTFCKNSVFHSDSRYILYMNLVVNDMILIYVSVTMHVLIYAYPNFNVSMCCTLVVTGSTTHMNTPIILAGMAIERYIAICKPLHHAQICTVRRTYIIIALTWGVGFVPAVADVIIVLATRPIGFFSSVIFCFSLNLYNTRYHEEKVKVVQALYMSFVWLTLIYTYFMIFRTARSAKGDTASAKKAQNTILLHGAQLLLCMLSYITPLYEVVLISFFPIHRSKITFLNYLITNIIPRLLTPLIYSVRDQKFAKHMSKYYCKVIIVKVKLKRRRLKCSSKRVCSSNG from the coding sequence ATGAATTTCACTAAAAGAGATGACTTTCAGGAGGCTTTGGTGAAAAACCTTATCATTGTTATCCTGGGTATTGTCATCAACTGCATCAATGGGATCATAGTTTTGACTTTCTGCAAGAACTCTGTTTTTCACAGTGACTCAAGATACATTCTGTACATGAATCTAGTAGTGAACGATATGATCCTGATTTATGTTTCTGTGACAATGCATGTTTTGATTTACGCCTATCCAAATTTTAATGTCTCCATGTGTTGTACTTTGGTTGTGACAGGttcaaccacacacatgaacacaccaaTTATCTTGGCAGGTATGGCTATTGAGCGTTATATTGCCATCTGCAAACCTCTCCATCATGCCCAGATCTGCACAGTACGCAGGACTTATATTATCATTGCTCTCACCTGGGGAGTCGGCTTTGTACCTGCAGTAGCTGATGTTATCATTGTCCTTGCCACTCGGCCTATAGGCTTTTTCTCATCAgtaatcttttgtttctccCTTAACTTATACAACACGAGATACCATGAAGAAAAAGTGAAGGTGGTCCAAGCCCTTTATATGTCATTCGTGTGGCTGACGCTGATCTATACCTACTTTATGATATTTCGAACTGCCAGATCAGCAAAAGGGGATACTGCTTCAGCCAAAAAGGCACAGAACACCATTTTATTACACGGAGCTCAGCTGCTTCTCTGTATGTTGTCCTATATCACTCCTTTATATGAAGTTGTTTTAATCAGTTTTTTCCCAATCCATCGCTCAAAAATAACATTCCTAAATTACCTGATAACAAACATTATTCCAAGGTTGCTCACTCCTCTAATTTATAGTGTTAGGGATCAGAAATTTGCCAAACACATGTCAAAGTACTACTGCAAAGTCATCATTGTTAAAGTCAAACTGAAGAGAAGGAGGCTGAAATGTTCTAGCAAAAGGGTGTGTTCATCAAATGGTTAA